From one Branchiostoma floridae strain S238N-H82 chromosome 3, Bfl_VNyyK, whole genome shotgun sequence genomic stretch:
- the LOC118410907 gene encoding B-cell CLL/lymphoma 9 protein-like isoform X2, whose product MPRARKNAELEARQDLRGAWELVQVAQFLRLFRQKLGFADINTQRLEAELRQRDSAPLADTLARLLRYLFTRTDIRLGSWEADVKRVLTETGSQWKPFASGASYADMDPYQRLVFLKGVADHVFEQKVDELSEYLDETYDPEDMRAVPIGQDSLKNTYWYFDDLRLYKETVGRKGEKWECVCSNLKEWTSFVKKFRKSSHPQEKELYEFLHGQLLPLILGPLQTLEGLSQDADRRRFETAEFLRREEQEVNQVIHPARHDGNNITRHRGPLTVPSSTATSTASVAPPENMADIHVSESEQNSGQDEPLQREADGTSSNQFRPVPTQDGTGPKPDRTSPKPDRTGPSHNVTSPNLNTTSPNQDKTGPNQFRTGSGQSQEDTASSDWSSSDLPPLKPSGKKRKRETSTDSRDSSGTGQSDTSKGDTRTPELMGPPLAPPPSSLPPAADAPPLQNPPAKKQQQYAYIFSTELANKAAEAVLQGRVQSIVAFHIEHVTRARLSRMRHSEQVQSGNPWQQMQASQMGYGSDLALNPSAGPGGAPPQQLPSKPPPPYPGSASLEAGGTEGLTPEQLRHRQERLMTIQRMHKLLFPEQAQTAPPSDSLAAQQQLDLASLQGQPLGRGMPGGPPRPVGPGGLNMQQQPSPGNLPPNQMMSPHGMMTSQANMMTSQGWTDPSQSAAAHKVAMMGLGSPGSEGMGSPGQLGDDQMSAAQIEWRRLEESFYREKRKRMLEQQMMRGGPYGGQRYPGPQQFLPQDYDGPPDSQGALQTMQPPPPYQDLARLNRQQTGFSTSFSEPYTLLQSQPQPQGAPQERHPMLQSQPQPQGAPQDRNPLLQPQPQGAPQDRHPMLQSQPQPQGAPLDGTSPNFSISQQLQERARLSAQREQLPQYAGGQPARHPARPPFRHPTGHPAAHPGGHPQRFMYPMQDRPRPQVSPSQQSAMQRLMMSQQSLMMSQQGPMTSPGMMSPDGSDGGLLMEFPRQRHQPGSDMMSPNSAASPQGQMPLGVKGQSSGGSEGTPPDNGRSSQQSNQPETSLPSNSQPNSRQPSQMPNQPTTSHLPNEPTTGQQQLSTTTQPSSNQSTTAQPSVNQPSTSQQLSNQTVSSPAVTSQPPTFAPSSLQQLEQHFSKRFMPGFDEAPFSKTTAISTTNAMTSGSTTVTMTTAAVSSRTGTSASDGSVAMAPKFKAPPPPTNGVKPLASGDNDNVASPHAAAENRTVSPAGSSPAQVKGQGSADSKPMSPAVKSPAVPQSAQQGSSPAPVPSPKLKRQPSPALANSPAVQSLRSPAPGSPFAQPLKSPMEKKSPKIPPPLKSPSEVKSPMMPQRQSPGLRSPTMPQEAGSGVPSSPAVPIKSPAVLKSPSMPSNSPMMQQVKSPMRRQESSPVVTMVRQEIPKTMLPERSQVIPTTMRPLLPRQPQQLDTMSQGQRLAMMAGQSAMLGQSSMGPQMSVASSGQFSHQMGGFPRQPSPGQRHMMGRAAQYLARPPGGDLENQSRGNIMYSQSQLVQMQARYMAGLRQDTPSPAMVPPGMRQDTPAAAMVSSQPRPTFEPQTPVEIGPNTEFALAFQKRGPPSPPQNRFPSPQHSQPPHPGDPRYSHPGDMQFSEPQQVMDARYPHPGDSRFPHPGERFPQPGENRIPHPGDSRFPHPGDSRFPHPAERFPHPREERFSHPGDNRFPHPGDNRFPHPGVSRFPQQGNQRYPHPGERYPHPHPSLDSRFPHPGEGRYGEERYLAQAAGDSRFVAQRMAGMLQDGLEEASLMDRSVALQNLQNMLGPPRSMAESLSNNMEAFPGQRQMVEEMRSQEAVQSMLGRMMQSHNAMGNAAMQKSGMPAGLSHGAMQGPRMTTPYSTADGAMAAGQGSVGGQMSGGQMSPGGLMFKAPGPMGDAGMGVPVQDIQQTRKAQRFVLPTETPTRTLQYFPAGKPAERAPHPGMMQPAMSAPNLSANQEPQKRISFSEENLMQAGVRAMNPGYPAMNHGYSGYPGQ is encoded by the exons ATGCCGAGAGCCCGGAAGAATGCAG AACTAGAGGCTCGGCAGGACTTGCGAGGAGCCTGGGAGCTAGTCCAAGTCGCCCAGTTCCTCAGGCTGTTCAGACAAAAGCTTGGGTTTGCTGACATCAACACacag CGGCTGGAGGCGGAGCTGCGGCAGCGTGACAGCGCCCCCCTGGCCGACACTCTTGCTCGCCTGCTGCGATACCTCTTCACACGCACCGATATCAG GTTGGGCAGTTGGGAGGCTGATGTGAAGAGAGTTCTGACGGAGACTGGCAGCCAATGGAAACCCTTCGCTTCTGGCGCATCATACGCAGACATGGACCCCTACCAACGG CTGGTGTTCCTGAAGGGCGTTGCGGACCACGTGTTCGAGCAGAAGGTGGACGAGTTGTCAGAGTATCTGGACGAGACGTACGACCCTGAAGACATG AGAGCCGTTCCTATTGGCCAGGACAGTCTGAAGAACACCTACTGGTACTTCGATG ACTTGCGGCTGTACAAAGAGACAGTCGGAAGGAAGGGGGAGAAGTGGGAGTGTGTCTGCAGCAATCTTAAGGAGTGGACCTCCTTCGTCAAGAAGTTCCGCAAGTCGTCCCACCCCCAGGAGAAGGAGCTCTACGAGTTTCTGCATGGCCAGCTACTGCCGCTTATCCTGGGGCCACTTCAGACACTGGAGGGACTGTCTCAG GACGCTGACAGAAGGAGGTTTGAGACAGCCGAGTTCTTGAGGAGGGAAGAGCAGGAGGTGAACCAAGTCATCCACCCTGCCAGACATGATGGTAACAACATTACCAGACACCGAGGGCCCCTGACGGTTCCCAGCAGTACTGCAACCTCCACTGCCTCAGTAGCCCCACCAGAAAACATG GCTGACATCCATGTATCTGAATCGGAGCAGAACTCGGGCCAAGATGAGCCCCTTCAAAGGGAAGCAGATGGAACCAGTTCAAACCAGTTCAGACCTGTTCCCACCCAGGATGGAACAGGCCCCAAACCGGACAGAACCAGTCCCAAACCAGACAGAACTGGTCCCAGCCACAACGTAACCAGCCCCAACCTGAATACCACCAGTCCCAACCAGGACAAAACCGGTCCAAACCAGTTTAGAACGGGTTCTGGCCAGTCTCAGGAGGACACAGCCAGTTCTGACTGGTCCAGCTCTGACCTGCCGCCGCTCAAACCCTCAGGAAAGAAGAGGAAACGGGAAACGTCGACGGATTCGCGAGATAGCAGCGGGACAGGACAAAGTGACACCAGCAAGGGCGACACAA GAACCCCCGAGTTGATGGGCCCCCCTCTGGCACCACCCCCCTCCAGCCTGCCCCCTGCAGCTGACGCCCCCCCTCTACAGAACCCCCCTGCGAAGAAACAGCAGCAGTATGCCTACATCTTCTCCACGGAGCTGGCAAACAAG GCTGCAGAGGCGGTACTGCAGGGACGTGTGCAGTCCATCGTGGCGTTCCACATCGAGCACGTGACTCGGGCGCGACTCAGCCGCATGCGCCACAGCGAACAG GTGCAGTCCGGTAACCCATGGCAACAGATGCAGGCCAGCCAGATGGGTTATGGTTCAGACTTGGCACTGAACCCATCAGCGGGCCCGGGAGGAGCGCCGCCCCAACAGCTACCCTCCAAACCACCCCCACCATACCCGGGCAGCGCCTCCCTAGAGGCAGGGGGGACGGAGGGCCTGACACCGGAGCAGCTTCGCCATCGCCAGGAGCGGCTGATGACCATCCAGCGCATGCACAAGCTGCTGTTCCCTGAACAGGCGCAGACGGCGCCCCCTAGTGACTCCCTAgcagcacagcagcagctggacCTGGCCAGCCTACAGGGGCAGCCCCTGGGGCGGGGGATGCCGGGCGGCCCACCACGACCCGTGGGCCCCGGGGGACTCAACATGCAGCAGCAGCCCAGCCCGGGCAACCTACCTCCCAATCAGATGATGTCACCGCACGGAATGATGACATCACAAGCAAACATGATGACATCACAGGGTTGGACCGACCCTTCCCAGAGTGCAGCAGCTCACAAGGTGGCCATGATGGGGCTGGGGTCGCCGGGGTCAGAGGGCATGGGTTCGCCGGGTCAGCTGGGCGATGATCAGATGTCGGCTGCGCAGATCGAGTGGCGACGGCTGGAGGAGAGTTTCTACCGCGAGAAACGGAAACGGATGCTGGAGCAGCAGATGATGCGTGGAGGGCCGTATGGGGGACAGAG GTACCCTGGTCCGCAACAGTTCTTACCTCAGGACTATGATGGCCCCCCAGACTCCCAGGGGGCCTTGCAGACTATGCAGCCGCCACCACCGTACCAGGACCTGGCGCGGTTAAACCGACAGCAAACTGGCTTCTCTACCTCATTCAGTGAGCCCTACACACTGCTGCAGTCACAGCCACAG CCACAGGGGGCGCCCCAGGAAAGACATCCAATGCTGCAGTCCCAGCCACAGCCACAGGGGGCGCCCCAGGACAGAAATCCTCTTCTGCAGCCCCAGCCACAGGGGGCACCCCAGGACAGACATCCAATGCTGCAGTCCCAACCACAGCCACAGGGGGCGCCACTGGACGGCACCTCCCCCAACTTCAGTATTAGCCAACAGCTTCAGGAAAGGGCGCGGCTATCGGCCCAGCGGGAACAGCTTCCGCAGTATGCAGGTGGGCAGCCAGCCAGACACCCAGCCCGACCACCATTTAGACACCCAACAGGACACCCAGCTGCACACCCAGGCGGACACCCACAACGCTTCATGTACCCCATGCAGGACCGCCCTCGCCCCCAG GTCTCCCCATCACAACAATCTGCCATGCAGAGATTGATGATGTCACAGCAGAGTCTGATGATGTCACAGCAGGGACCGATGACATCACCAGGTATGATGTCACCGGATGGGTCGGATGGAGGGCTGCTGATGGAGTTCCCGCGGCAACGACACCAACCTGGCAGCGATATGATGTCACCCAACTCTGCAGCCAGCCCACAGGGTCAGATGCCACTGGGGGTCAAGGGGCAGAGTTCAGGGGGAAGTGAAGGCACCCCCCCAGATAACGGTCGGTCCAGCCAGCAGTCAAACCAGCCTGAAACCAGCCTGCCCTCGAACTCACAACCCAACTCCAGACAGCCTAGCCAGATGCCCAACCAGCCCACAACCAGCCACCTTCCCAATGAGCCCACAACCGGCCAACAGCAATTGTCTACAACAACGCAACCTTCTTCCAACCAGTCTACCACTGCCCAACCCTCAGTGAACCAGCCCTCTACCAGCCAGCAGCTGTCCAACCAGACAGTATCCAGTCCAGCCGTTACCAGCCAGCCGCCGACCTTTGCCCCCAGCTCCCTGCAACAGCTGGAGCAGCACTTTTCCAAGAGGTTCATGCCGGGCTTCGACGAGGCGCCGTTCAGTAAAACCACCGCCATTAGCACCACTAACGCCATGACCTCCGGCTCCACcactgttaccatgacaaccgcCGCGGTGTCCAGTCGAACCGGGACCTCGGCTTCGGACggttctgttgccatggcgccCAAGTTCAAGGCTCCCCCTCCCCCGACTAACGGCGTGAAGCCATTGGCCAGCGGTGATAACGACAATGTCGCGTCTCCACACGCTGCTGCTGAAAACAGAACTGTGTCACCTGCTGGGTCATCCCCAGCACAGGTCAAAGGACAAGGGTCAGCAGATTCAAAGCCCATGTCCCCAGCTGTGAAGTCACCTGCAGTTCCCCAATCTGCCCAGCAGGGGTCCTCGCCAGCACCGGTGCCCTCCCCCAAACTGAAGCGGCAGCCATCTCCAGCCCTGGCAAACTCCCCGGCCGTGCAGTCTTTACGCTCCCCCGCGCCGGGCTCGCCATTCGCTCAGCCGCTTAAGTCGCCCATGGAGAAAAAGTCGCCAAAGATTCCACCGCCATTGAAGTCACCCTCAGAGGTCAAATCTCCCATGATGCCACAGAGGCAGTCGCCAGGACTGAGGTCACCCACAATGCCTCAGGAAGCAGGCAGTGGTGTTCCGAGCTCTCCTGCTGTGCCCATCAAATCCCCCGCTGTCCTCAAGTCTCCCAGCATGCCTAGCAATTCTCCCATGATGCAGCAGGTCAAGTCGCCCATGAGGCGGCAGGAGAGTTCCCCAGTGGTTACCATGGTGAGGCAAGAAATCCCCAAAACCATGTTGCCggagaggtcacaggtcatccCCACAACAATGCGACCTTTGTTGCCAAGGCAACCACAGCAACTGGACACCATGAGTCAAGGTCAGAGGCTGGCAATGATGGCTGGTCAAAGTGCAATGTTAGGTCAAAGTTCAATGGGACCACAGATGTCAGTGGCCTCGTCAGGACAGTTCAGCCATCAGATGGGCGGTTTCCCCCGGCAACCATCACCAGGGCAACGCCATATGATGGGCCGTGCAGCGCAGTACCTGGCCCGTCCGCCAGGTGGCGACCTGGAGAACCAGTCGAGAGGGAACATTATGTACTCCCAGTCACAACTGGTTCAGATGCAGGCACGCTATATGGCTGGGCTGAGGCAAGACACCCCCTCACCAGCAATGGTACCTCCCGGAATGAGACAGGACACCCCCGCTGCAGCAATGGTGTCATCCCAGCCCAGGCCCACCTTTGAACCCCAGACACCTGTGGAAATTGGACCAAACACGGAGTTCGCCCTGGCTTTCCAGAAACGggggcccccctccccaccacagAACAGGTTTCCCAGCCCACAGCACTCCCAGCCCCCACACCCTGGGGATCCAAGATACTCCCACCCTGGGGACATGCAATTCAGCGAGCCTCAACAAGTAATGGATGCAAGATATCCTCACCCCGGGGACAGCAGGTTCCCCCACCCTGGGGAGAGATTTCCCCAACCTGGGGAAAATAGGATCCCCCACCCAGGGGACAGCAGGTTTCCCCACCCTGGAGACAGCAGGTTCCCCCACCCAGCAGAAAGGTTCCCCCACCCTAGGGAGGAAAGGTTTTCCCACCCAGGGGACAACAGATTTCCCCACCCTGGGGATAACCGGTTTCCACATCCTGGGGTCAGCAGGTTCCCCCAGCAAGGCAACCAGAGATACCCCCACCCTGGGGAGAGATATCCCCACCCTCACCCCTCCTTAGACAGTAGGTTTCCCCACCCAGGGGAAGGCAGGTATGGGGAGGAGAGGTACCTGGCCCAGGCGGCCGGGGATAGCCGGTTTGTGGCACAGCGGATGGCAGGGATGCTGCAG GACGGTCTGGAGGAGGCGAGCTTGATGGACAGGTCAGTAGCACTACAGAACCTGCAGAACATGCTCGGTCCACCGCGATCCATGGCAGAGTCACTTAGCAACAACATGGAGGCGTTTCCAGGGCAACGACAAATGGTGGAAGAGATGAGATCGCAAGAGGCAGTGCAAAGCATGTTGGGAAGGATGATGCAGTCCCACAATGCCATGGGAAATGCTGCCATGCAAAAGTCTGGCATGCCTGCAGGTCTGTCCCATGGTGCAATGCAAGGACCAAGAATGACCACGCCCTACAGCACAGCAGATGGGGCCATGGCAGCAGGTCAAGGGTCGGTGGGAGGTCAAATGTCAGGAGGTCAAATGTCGCCAGGGGGTTTGATGTTCAAAGCGCCGGGGCCGATGGGGGATGCTGGGATGGGCGTTCCCGTACAGGACATTCAGCAGACTAGGAAGGCACAACGGTTCGTGTTGCCAACGGAAACACCAACCAGAACTCTGCAGTATTTTCCCGCAGGGAAACCTGCCGAGCGGGCGCCGCACCCGGGCATGATGCAGCCCGCTATGAGTGCCCCGAACCTCTCGGCCAATCAGGAGCCTCAAAAGAGGATTTCTTTCTCCGAGGAGAACCTGATGCAAGCTGGGGTCAGAGCAATGAACCCTGGGTATCCTGCAATGAACCATGGGTACTCAGGCTACCCTGGACAGTAG